Proteins from one Triticum aestivum cultivar Chinese Spring chromosome 7A, IWGSC CS RefSeq v2.1, whole genome shotgun sequence genomic window:
- the LOC123154690 gene encoding chaperone protein ClpB1 — protein sequence MSWFSMEGMLFIGVSGVATTVLAWVTWNLLNYLTQDKDRHAPGTYPLHTPNPLHSGAGCSLTTMNGGETSHGALRTLDAAAADPVIGRDDEIDRVICILIRRTKNCAALVGPAGVGKTAIIEGLAQRIAAGNVPDTLAGARIVEVDMGAMVAGTNWSGMFEQRLKDAIKQAEESDGKVILFIDAMHMIVGAGAGERHPTVDAANMLKPAMARGRVRCVGATTNEEYKPIQKDAALERRFQKVVVEEPSLQATIAILQGLKQRYQEHHGVKIQDDALVAAAQLAARYITGRQFPDKAIDLIDEACATRKMHVDKQKNAKNKQNNTIINTSEDMIVGPGHVAQVVSRWTKISLATLHQGEKEKLINLAKKLHERVVGQDEAVNSVAKAVLRSRVGFGQSEQLINSFLFLGFLGVGKTELAKALAVKIFDTQKALIRFDMSEYAESGSVSRLIGGPRSYEEDGQLTEKVKSCPYSVVLFDQVHKAEPSVFKLFIQILDDGMLTDGKGRLVNFKNTIIIMTTNLGANHLTSRITGESTMRAGRDLLTKEIEKCFKPELMNRLSEIVTFEPLSHDELREVVKIQMKNVTAMVANKGVSLITTDAALDVIWSEAHDPVYGARPIKRWVQKHVTAILSDMMVNGEACEGSTISIDATEDKMGLKYQVLN from the exons ATGTCGTGGTTTTCCATGGAAGGCATGCTCTTCATCGGAGTATCAGGCGTCGCCACTACTGTTCTCGCCTGGGTGACTTGGAATTTGCTCAACTACTTGACCCAAGACAAAGACAGACACGCCCCCGGCACCTACCCCCTCCACACGCCCAACCCACTCCACTCGGGCGCAGGCTGCAGCCTGACCACCATGAACGGCGGCGAGACCTCACACGGCGCCCTCAGGACCTTGGACGCTGCTGCGGCCGATCCTGTCATCGGCCGCGACGACGAGATCGACCGCGTCATCTGCATCCTCATCCGGCGGACCAAGAACTGCGCCGCGCTCGTCGGCCCTGCGGGGGTCGGCAAGACGGCCATCATAGAAGGCCTCGCGCAGCGCATCGCCGCCGGGAACGTCCCCGACACACTTGCCGGCGCACGGATCGTGGAGGTCGACATGGGTGCCATGGTCGCCGGGACGAACTGGAGTGGCATGTTCGAGCAACGCCTCAAGGACGCCATCAAGCAGGCGGAGGAATCGGACGGCAAGGTCATCCTGTTCATCGATGCGATGCATATGATTgttggcgccggcgccggcgaacgACACCCCACCGTTGACGCTGCCAATATGCTCAAGCCGGCGATGGCTCGTGGTCGTGTCCGTTGTGTGGGCGCTACCACTAACGAAGAGTATAAGCCCATCCAGAAGGATGCCGCACTCGAGCGGCGGTTTCAGAAGGTTGTCGTCGAAGAGCCAAGCCTACAAGCCACCATTGCCATCCTGCAGGGGCTGAAGCAACGATATCAAGAGCATCATGGCGTGAAAATCCAGGACGATGCTCTTGTTGCCGCTGCACAGCTTGCTGCCCGCTATATTACAG GTCGTCAGTTTCCTGATAAAGCAATTGATCTTATCGACGAGGCATGCGCTACAAGAAAGATGCATGTCGACAAACAAAAGAATGCGAAAAATAAACAAAATAACACCATAATAAATACATCAGAGGATATGATTGTGGGCCCAGGCCATGTCGCACAG GTTGTGAGCCGGTGGACTAAAATTTCCCTCGCCACACTTCatcaaggggagaaggagaagttgATCAACTTAGCGAAAAAATTGCATGAGCGAGTTGTTGGGCAGGATGAAGCGGTCAATTCGGTTGCAAAAGCAGTGTTGCGTTCAAGGGTCGGCTTTGGTCAATCTGAACAACTTATAAACTCATTCCTTTTTTTGGGATTCCTTGGTGTTGGTAAAACAGAACTTGCTAAAGCTCTCGCTGTGAAGATATTTGACACTCAAAAGGCGTTGATTCGCTTTGATATGTCTGAATATGCTGAGAGTGGATCTGTGTCACGTCTAATCGGTGGACCTCGAAG CTATGAAGAAGATGGACAACTCACCGAGAAAGTGAAGAGCTGTCCATACAGTGTTGTCCTATTTGACCAAGTGCATAAAGCAGAACCCTCAGTATTTAAACTTTTTATTCAAATCCTTGATGATGGTATGTTGACCGATGGAAAAGGACGGCTTGTCAACTTCAAGAATACTATCATCATTATGACTACGAATTTGGGAGCAAACCACCTAACATCAAGAATCACCGGAGAGAGCACCATGAGAGCTGGAAGAGATCTTCTAACGAAAGAG ATTGAGAAATGCTTCAAGCCTGAACTAATGAATAGACTGAGTGAGATTGTGACATTTGAGCCACTTTCACATGACGAACTAAGGGAGGTTGTGAAAATCCAGATGAAGAATGTCACCGCCATGGTAGCTAACAAGGGTGTCTCTCTAATTACAACTGATGCCGCTCTGGATGTCATTTGGTCAGAAGCACATGATCCA GTGTACGGTGCAAGGCCTATAAAAAGGTGGGTGCAAAAGCATGTGACGGCAATTCTCTCAGACATGATGGTCAATGGAGAAGCATGTGAAGGCTCCACCATCTCCATCGACGCAACAGAGGATAAGATGGGGCTGAAGTACCAAGTACTAAACTGA